A stretch of DNA from Sulfurospirillum tamanense:
TTGATCCCTTTGTTAACCCAAAAGATGGCAAAGGGCCCCTTAACAGTGCCACTTATGCTTCCATTATCAAGCCTCCACTGGAAGCCATGAAACGGGGTCTTATCGATGAACCTTTTGAAGTGGGTGTGAAAACCATCGATGGGCTTTTGACCTGCGGAAAAGGCCAAAAAGTAGGCATTTTTGCTGGCAGTGGCGTAGGCAAATCAACCCTTATGGGCATGATTGTGCGTGGCTCCAAAGCCCCTGTTAAAGTGGTCGCCCTTATCGGCGAGCGCGGGCGTGAGGTACCAGAATTTATCCAAAAAAACCTTGGCGGTGACCTTACCAATACTGTGATTGTCGTGGCTACCAGCGATGATTCGCCGCTTATGCGCAAATACGGGGCCTTTTCTGCCATGACCATCGCAGAGTATTTTAAAGACCAAGGGCAGGACGTGCTTTTTTTGATGGATTCTGTGACCCGCTTTGCTATGGCACAACGGGAAATCGGCCTTGCTCTTGGCGAACCCCCTACCTCCAAAGGCTATCCGCCCTCCGTGCTCACCCTTCTCCCCCAGCTCATGGAGCGGGCAGGCAAAGAAGAAGGCAAGGGGTCTATTACCGCATTTTTTACCGTCCTTGTGGAGGGTGATGACATGAGTGACCCGATTGCAGATCAAAGTCGAAGTATTTTAGATGGGCACATTGTGCTTAGCCGCGACCTCGCAGATCTTGGGATTTATCCACCCATTAACATCCAAAACAGTGCCTCGAGGGTAATGGGGGATGTCATTACGCCTGAACACCAACGTTATGCTATGCGGTTTCGACGCCTCAACTCCCTCATTAAAGAAAATGAAATTTTATTACGTATCGGGGCTTATCAAAAAGGGGCAGACAAAGACCTTGACAGCGCCATTGAAAAACGCACATTTATGGAACAATTTATGCAACAAAATCCCAAAGATGCCATTCCTTTTAGTGCAATGATTCAAGAACTCCAAAAGATTGCTCCTCAGGCTAGTGGCCCCACTTAAAGAGTTTTTAATGAAGAGTATTCTACCATTCGGAAAAGATTAATAAGATAAAAAATATCCTATTTAAACAAATAGGTTTTTAGGAGTAATTTTAATGAGAGTCTATCTTGACAACAACGCCACCACCATGGTTGACCCGCTCGTTTTTGACGCGATGAAGCCTTATTTTTGCGACATTTACGGCAATCCAAACTCCCTCCATGCCTTTGGAAGCGATTCCCATCCTGCCTTGCGCAAGGCAATGGACCAACTTTATGCGGGT
This window harbors:
- the fliI gene encoding flagellar protein export ATPase FliI encodes the protein MSLLHLKSKLQNCASLSPIFGTITNISATTIEVSGLRPSIGDIVRLVSRDGLRRELGMVTEIKSNRFFISPFGFVEGFKTGDKVFISEQGMMIPVGETLLGRVVDPFVNPKDGKGPLNSATYASIIKPPLEAMKRGLIDEPFEVGVKTIDGLLTCGKGQKVGIFAGSGVGKSTLMGMIVRGSKAPVKVVALIGERGREVPEFIQKNLGGDLTNTVIVVATSDDSPLMRKYGAFSAMTIAEYFKDQGQDVLFLMDSVTRFAMAQREIGLALGEPPTSKGYPPSVLTLLPQLMERAGKEEGKGSITAFFTVLVEGDDMSDPIADQSRSILDGHIVLSRDLADLGIYPPINIQNSASRVMGDVITPEHQRYAMRFRRLNSLIKENEILLRIGAYQKGADKDLDSAIEKRTFMEQFMQQNPKDAIPFSAMIQELQKIAPQASGPT